In Candidatus Pelagibacter sp. RS39, the following proteins share a genomic window:
- the aceA gene encoding isocitrate lyase — protein MSAENISYELKRFAGIKRDYTPEEVERLRGSIKIEYSICKQQSTKLWKLLNTENYVNTLGSLSGNHAVQHAKAGLKAIYLSGWQVAADANSAGEMYPDQSLYPYDSAPKLVESMNNALIRADQIQHMELKDGDMKKEKRVDYMLPIIADGEAGFGGPLNVFELAKKFIKAGAAGVHFEDQLASEKKCGHMGGKVLVPTGTMIKNLKAARLAADIADVPLIILARTDANAAKLITNDYDENDKPFLTGERSPEGFYYVKAGIEQAISRGLAYAPYSDLIWCETATPNLEEAKKFADAIHEKFPGKLLAYNCSPSFNWKKHLSDDEIASFQQKISQMGYKFQFITLAGFHTQNIAIFELAEKYKKEGMTAYSRIQQQEFAREKDGYTSVKHQREVGTSYFDAVSNTISSGQSSTTAMAGSTESEQF, from the coding sequence ATGAGTGCAGAAAATATTTCTTATGAACTAAAAAGATTTGCAGGAATTAAAAGAGATTATACCCCTGAGGAAGTTGAGAGACTTAGAGGCTCAATTAAAATTGAGTATTCAATTTGTAAACAACAATCAACAAAACTTTGGAAATTATTAAATACTGAAAATTACGTTAATACTTTAGGATCATTGTCAGGAAATCATGCGGTTCAACATGCAAAAGCTGGTTTGAAAGCAATTTATTTAAGTGGTTGGCAGGTAGCTGCTGATGCAAATAGCGCAGGGGAAATGTATCCTGATCAATCTTTATATCCTTATGATAGTGCACCTAAATTAGTTGAATCTATGAATAATGCTTTAATAAGAGCTGATCAAATCCAACATATGGAATTGAAAGATGGTGACATGAAAAAAGAAAAAAGAGTTGATTATATGTTGCCAATTATTGCTGATGGAGAGGCTGGCTTTGGTGGACCTTTGAACGTATTCGAGCTTGCTAAAAAATTTATTAAAGCTGGTGCAGCTGGTGTCCATTTTGAAGATCAATTAGCAAGTGAAAAGAAATGTGGTCATATGGGTGGTAAAGTTTTAGTTCCAACTGGTACCATGATCAAAAATTTAAAAGCTGCTAGGTTAGCTGCTGATATTGCTGATGTACCTTTAATAATTTTAGCAAGAACTGACGCTAATGCCGCAAAATTAATTACAAATGATTATGATGAAAACGACAAACCTTTTTTAACAGGTGAAAGATCACCAGAGGGTTTCTATTATGTAAAAGCTGGTATTGAACAAGCAATATCCAGAGGTCTTGCGTATGCACCCTACTCTGATTTAATTTGGTGCGAGACTGCTACACCAAATTTAGAGGAAGCAAAGAAATTTGCAGATGCAATTCACGAGAAATTTCCTGGAAAACTTTTAGCATATAATTGTTCTCCATCATTTAATTGGAAAAAACACTTATCAGATGATGAAATAGCATCATTTCAACAAAAAATTAGTCAAATGGGTTATAAATTTCAATTTATTACTTTGGCTGGATTTCATACACAAAACATTGCAATTTTTGAGCTTGCAGAAAAATATAAAAAAGAAGGCATGACAGCATACTCAAGAATTCAACAACAAGAATTTGCTCGTGAGAAAGATGGTTATACTAGTGTAAAACATCAACGTGAAGTTGGTACATCTTATTTTGATGCTGTATCCAATACAATAAGTAGTGGACAAAGTTCTACCACGGCAATGGCAGGCTCAACTGAGTCCGAACAATTCTAA
- a CDS encoding sodium:solute symporter family transporter, which yields MDKTYFLSQSISLTLVILISLIFVFLGFYNSKKYQDLNNYLTANRSIGLFSLTTSLTASALGAWILFGPASAASWGGIGAIIGYSLGTAFPMFFLIYLGKKIRKELPRGSSLIEFMRKKFRKSLFKLILLMIIFYMFIFLCAEVTAVAILINYISGTELWITALIVLMSTLAYTLYGGLRASIFTDNIQMIVIGALLLISLVYINPSIGSEFSFEFIYEKNPQLLSLSYVPGYTAGLTFFIAVAATNLFHQGNWQRVYAAKNFETLKKSLMISFFIIIPIVFYMGFAGMVAFSIDPTIRPDLGFFTLLLKEQTELFSLFVIVLGLALTISTVDTLINAISSLIVVDGKAVINLNKKTNYLNLSKKIILFLSFISFIVASKGFDILYLFLLADLFCCAFVLTVFVSFYDKSINEKLAYFSILVGLVGGFLLFPTPDFSKSLLVGILISKDLFPSFVAQSLLFLSFIIATFLPLFIIKMKKLHIS from the coding sequence ATGGATAAAACATATTTTTTAAGCCAATCAATATCACTAACTTTGGTTATTTTAATAAGTTTAATATTTGTTTTTTTAGGCTTCTATAATTCAAAAAAATATCAAGATCTTAATAACTATCTAACAGCAAATAGGAGTATAGGATTATTTTCTTTAACAACTAGCTTGACTGCTTCAGCTCTTGGAGCATGGATTTTGTTTGGTCCAGCTTCAGCAGCGAGTTGGGGAGGGATAGGAGCCATTATCGGATATTCACTTGGAACAGCTTTTCCAATGTTTTTTTTAATTTATCTTGGAAAAAAAATTAGAAAAGAACTTCCTAGAGGATCTTCTCTTATAGAATTTATGAGAAAAAAATTTAGAAAAAGTTTATTCAAACTTATTCTGTTAATGATTATTTTTTACATGTTTATTTTTTTATGTGCTGAGGTTACTGCAGTTGCTATCTTGATTAATTATATTTCAGGTACAGAGCTTTGGATAACTGCTTTGATTGTATTAATGTCCACTCTTGCCTACACTTTATATGGAGGTTTAAGAGCCTCTATATTTACAGATAATATTCAAATGATCGTCATAGGGGCCCTATTATTGATTTCTTTAGTTTACATTAATCCTTCCATTGGATCTGAATTTTCATTTGAATTTATATATGAAAAGAATCCCCAACTTTTAAGCTTATCTTACGTTCCTGGTTATACTGCTGGTCTAACTTTTTTTATAGCCGTTGCAGCAACTAATCTATTTCATCAGGGTAATTGGCAAAGGGTATATGCAGCAAAAAATTTTGAAACTTTGAAAAAAAGCTTAATGATATCTTTTTTTATAATTATACCGATAGTTTTTTATATGGGTTTTGCTGGAATGGTTGCTTTCTCAATAGACCCTACTATTAGACCTGATTTAGGATTTTTTACTTTACTACTTAAAGAACAGACAGAATTATTTTCATTATTTGTAATAGTATTAGGGTTAGCATTAACTATTTCAACCGTTGACACATTAATAAATGCAATATCAAGTTTAATTGTAGTTGATGGTAAAGCAGTAATAAATTTAAATAAAAAAACAAATTATTTAAATTTATCTAAAAAGATAATTTTGTTTTTATCCTTTATTTCATTTATTGTTGCATCTAAAGGATTTGATATTTTATATTTATTTTTATTAGCTGACTTATTTTGTTGTGCTTTTGTACTGACTGTTTTTGTTAGTTTTTATGATAAGTCAATTAATGAAAAGTTAGCATATTTCTCTATTTTAGTTGGACTTGTCGGTGGTTTTTTATTGTTCCCTACGCCCGATTTCTCCAAAAGTTTATTAGTAGGGATTCTTATATCAAAAGATTTATTTCCATCTTTTGTTGCACAATCTTTACTCTTTTTATCTTTCATAATAGCGACCTTTCTACCTTTATTTATTATTAAAATGAAAAAGCTTCATATAAGTTGA
- a CDS encoding cytochrome b, which translates to MSLTNTLTEYGTVSKTFHWLSAAVLIIQIPLGFYLVDMDFSEKRLTVESLHVTIGISIFYLTLFRLIYKTFNPTPPLKNSIFAGQKFIAKLNHYLLYISILTITISGALKKLFNGEELDIFFSKIEIKDNFELADIFYEIHIIGNFTLIGLITLHILAVIVHKLFFKENLLKRIL; encoded by the coding sequence ATGAGCTTAACAAATACTCTAACAGAATACGGGACTGTTTCCAAAACATTTCACTGGTTAAGTGCCGCAGTATTAATTATTCAAATTCCTTTGGGATTTTACTTGGTGGATATGGATTTTAGTGAAAAAAGATTAACTGTTGAAAGTTTGCACGTCACAATAGGTATTAGTATATTTTATTTAACTTTATTTAGGCTTATATATAAAACTTTTAATCCTACTCCACCTTTAAAAAATAGTATTTTTGCTGGACAAAAGTTTATAGCAAAATTGAATCATTATCTCTTATATATTTCAATTTTGACAATAACTATCTCGGGTGCTTTAAAAAAATTATTTAATGGTGAAGAACTTGATATATTTTTTTCTAAGATTGAAATTAAAGACAATTTTGAGCTAGCAGATATATTTTATGAGATTCATATAATTGGAAACTTTACGTTAATTGGATTGATAACATTACATATCTTAGCTGTAATTGTTCATAAATTGTTTTTTAAAGAAAATTTACTTAAAAGAATTTTATAA
- a CDS encoding ABC transporter permease, with protein sequence MKINFYALKAIYFHEMDRFRRTLTQSLLSPVLTTSLYFIVFGSVIGGYVEKIDGISYGSYIVPGLLMLTLLTQSISNTSFGIFFPKFNGTIYEILAAPISTLEVVLAFVGAGATKTLIVSIVIFITSLFFVDVQVKYPLLMIFLLILVAFTFALFGFLIGLISSDFEQMSIIPTLFVTPMVFLGGSLYSLDMLPSFWQTVTYFNPVVYLINGLRFSFYGVSDFNIWISIGTMFLFLSICITVVTVLLKKGYKIKS encoded by the coding sequence ATGAAAATTAATTTTTATGCACTAAAAGCAATTTACTTTCATGAAATGGATCGTTTCAGAAGAACTCTAACACAATCTTTGTTATCTCCAGTATTAACAACCTCGCTTTATTTTATAGTTTTTGGTTCCGTTATTGGTGGTTATGTAGAAAAAATTGATGGAATAAGTTATGGATCATATATCGTACCAGGTCTGCTGATGTTAACACTTTTAACTCAATCAATTAGTAACACTTCTTTCGGAATTTTTTTTCCAAAATTTAATGGAACAATTTATGAGATTTTAGCGGCACCAATTTCTACACTAGAGGTCGTGCTTGCATTTGTGGGTGCTGGTGCAACAAAAACACTTATAGTAAGTATTGTTATCTTTATTACCTCATTGTTTTTTGTTGATGTCCAAGTCAAATACCCATTATTGATGATCTTTTTATTAATTTTGGTAGCATTTACTTTTGCTTTGTTTGGCTTCTTAATAGGTTTAATAAGCTCAGATTTCGAGCAAATGTCTATAATTCCAACTTTGTTTGTCACACCAATGGTATTTTTAGGTGGAAGTTTGTATTCATTAGATATGTTGCCATCATTTTGGCAGACTGTGACTTATTTTAATCCAGTTGTTTACTTAATAAATGGCTTAAGATTTTCTTTTTATGGAGTTTCTGATTTTAATATTTGGATAAGTATTGGTACCATGTTTTTATTCTTATCCATTTGTATCACAGTTGTTACTGTTCTTCTTAAAAAAGGTTATAAAATAAAATCTTAA
- a CDS encoding cytochrome c, which yields MILKYIINVLKLIFFIKIFLILSLPANSELSVEEIIKGRKALFSKNYSTAKRVQTFASEGEFDKAKSLMIKMSENYKTLIEYFPDNSKEGFKTEALPSIWENKKEFNDLMKKSSDDMIKLASLFEDADDVRAILTQMMWSNCKACHSKFRAPH from the coding sequence ATGATTTTAAAATATATCATAAATGTATTAAAATTAATTTTTTTCATTAAAATTTTCCTCATTCTATCACTTCCAGCTAATTCTGAGTTATCAGTTGAAGAAATCATCAAAGGTAGAAAAGCATTATTTAGTAAAAATTATAGCACCGCAAAAAGAGTTCAAACTTTTGCTAGTGAAGGGGAATTTGATAAAGCAAAATCTTTGATGATAAAAATGAGTGAAAATTATAAAACTTTAATAGAATATTTTCCAGATAACAGTAAAGAGGGTTTTAAAACTGAGGCTCTTCCATCTATTTGGGAAAATAAAAAAGAATTCAATGATTTAATGAAAAAATCGTCAGATGATATGATTAAATTAGCATCATTATTTGAGGATGCTGATGATGTAAGAGCTATTCTAACTCAAATGATGTGGAGTAATTGTAAAGCTTGCCACAGTAAATTTAGAGCACCACATTAA
- a CDS encoding ABC transporter ATP-binding protein → MSDNQISINNLSKVYDNGFNALKNINLKINRGEIFAMLGPNGAGKTTLISIICGIVNPTSGNVSVDDYDIIKDYRETRSRIGLVPQELTLEQFETVFNNVSYSRGLYGKKPNPNHIEKVLKQLSLWDKKDLKLRQLSGGMKRRVLIAKALSHEPSILFLDEPTAGVDVELRKEMWQVVENLRKTGVTIILTTHYIEEAEAIADRVGVINQGEIVVVDETKELLKKMGHKKLTIYLQEKVREIPLSLQKYNLSFTPDLMSLNYTYNVQAKQTGITNLLQDLKDAGLKLKDLKTEQSTLEKIFVNLVKEKNEN, encoded by the coding sequence ATGTCAGATAATCAGATTTCAATAAACAATTTATCAAAAGTTTATGATAACGGTTTTAATGCTTTAAAGAATATAAATTTAAAAATAAACAGAGGTGAAATTTTTGCAATGCTTGGTCCTAATGGAGCAGGTAAAACTACCTTGATAAGTATTATTTGTGGAATTGTAAATCCAACTTCAGGAAATGTTAGTGTGGATGATTATGATATCATAAAAGATTACAGAGAAACCAGGTCTAGAATCGGGTTAGTACCTCAAGAATTAACCTTAGAACAATTTGAAACCGTTTTTAATAATGTTTCTTATTCAAGAGGACTTTATGGAAAAAAACCTAATCCCAATCACATAGAAAAAGTTTTAAAACAATTAAGCTTGTGGGATAAAAAAGATCTTAAACTTCGTCAATTATCTGGTGGAATGAAAAGAAGAGTTTTAATTGCTAAAGCACTATCTCATGAACCTTCAATTTTATTTTTAGATGAACCTACAGCCGGTGTTGATGTTGAGCTAAGAAAAGAAATGTGGCAGGTTGTTGAAAACTTGAGAAAAACTGGTGTTACAATCATCTTAACTACTCATTATATCGAAGAAGCAGAGGCTATAGCTGATCGAGTTGGAGTTATTAATCAGGGAGAGATCGTAGTTGTTGATGAAACTAAAGAATTGTTAAAAAAAATGGGACATAAAAAGCTAACAATTTATTTACAAGAAAAGGTTAGAGAGATTCCACTATCACTTCAAAAATATAATTTATCTTTTACACCTGATTTGATGAGCTTAAATTATACCTATAATGTTCAAGCTAAACAGACGGGTATAACAAATTTACTTCAAGATTTAAAAGACGCAGGGTTAAAGTTAAAAGATTTGAAAACTGAACAAAGTACTTTAGAAAAAATTTTTGTTAACTTGGTAAAAGAAAAAAATGAAAATTAA
- a CDS encoding helix-turn-helix domain-containing protein, with protein MSQLDLKIGPKIKAFRRQLGLQANKLAEELNISPSYLNLIEGGKRKIDGDLLLKICEKLNIELSQLTSKSDINLENTLSEILDDKLFEDLDILGPEVKDLVGTNPKIGRAIVRLGDILKKKDHEMINKIETISGKIVDNRKNSFPGEVISDFLQENKNYFPKLENFANKVFDKVQKNNRTRYIALCDYLKSEYDITVKDVIPEENKPFSKIYRKNKKELLLSDYSSLETKKLHAAAQIAQEGADKEIEEYLSKFTFPSDESKKLTKIALLNYCGAAILMPYKLFHTECKKLKYDLELLQNTFATSFEQVAHRVTCLQDPKLPGIPFHFLRVDMAGNISKRFSLSGIEIPRYGGACPRWNVYSALTRPGIIQAAVSKMSNGEKYVCIARTVEKGIGRFGQAKSILSIGLGCEAKYAKEFIYSENLNINDKSTEIPIGVSCRTCDRLDCSQRAFPPLHKKFDVDINSRGVSVYVGDKNT; from the coding sequence ATGAGTCAATTAGATTTGAAAATAGGACCAAAAATCAAGGCTTTTAGGAGACAATTAGGGCTTCAAGCTAATAAATTAGCTGAAGAATTAAACATATCTCCGAGTTATTTAAATCTAATTGAGGGAGGAAAAAGAAAAATAGATGGAGATTTACTTTTAAAAATTTGCGAAAAATTAAATATTGAACTTTCCCAATTAACCTCAAAATCGGACATCAATTTAGAAAATACTTTATCAGAAATACTCGATGATAAATTGTTTGAAGATTTAGATATTTTAGGTCCAGAAGTAAAAGATTTAGTTGGCACCAATCCTAAGATTGGCAGAGCAATTGTAAGACTAGGTGATATTTTAAAAAAGAAAGATCATGAAATGATCAATAAAATTGAAACAATATCAGGAAAGATAGTTGATAATAGAAAGAATTCATTTCCAGGTGAGGTTATTTCTGACTTTTTACAAGAGAATAAAAACTATTTTCCAAAATTAGAGAATTTTGCAAATAAAGTTTTCGATAAAGTTCAAAAAAATAATAGAACTAGATATATTGCTCTTTGCGATTATTTAAAATCAGAATACGACATAACAGTAAAAGATGTTATTCCTGAAGAAAATAAACCTTTTTCAAAAATCTATAGGAAAAATAAAAAAGAACTATTATTAAGTGATTACAGTTCTCTAGAAACAAAAAAACTACATGCAGCTGCTCAAATAGCCCAAGAAGGTGCTGATAAAGAGATTGAGGAATATTTGTCTAAATTTACTTTTCCATCTGATGAGTCTAAAAAATTAACAAAAATTGCATTGTTAAATTATTGTGGTGCAGCAATTTTAATGCCTTACAAACTTTTTCACACAGAATGTAAAAAGCTTAAATATGATTTGGAGTTATTACAAAATACCTTTGCCACATCTTTTGAGCAGGTAGCTCATAGAGTTACATGTTTACAAGATCCGAAACTTCCAGGAATACCATTTCATTTTTTAAGAGTAGATATGGCTGGAAATATATCAAAAAGATTTTCATTATCAGGAATAGAAATTCCAAGATATGGTGGAGCTTGTCCACGTTGGAACGTTTATTCAGCTTTGACACGACCTGGTATTATTCAAGCTGCTGTAAGCAAAATGTCTAATGGTGAAAAGTATGTATGTATTGCTAGAACAGTTGAAAAAGGAATTGGAAGATTTGGACAAGCGAAAAGTATTTTGTCAATTGGATTAGGATGTGAAGCTAAATACGCAAAAGAATTTATATATTCGGAAAATTTAAACATTAATGATAAATCTACAGAAATACCAATAGGTGTGTCATGTAGAACTTGTGATAGATTAGACTGTTCACAAAGAGCTTTTCCTCCTTTACATAAAAAATTCGATGTCGATATTAACTCAAGAGGTGTTTCCGTATATGTTGGAGACAAAAACACATAG
- a CDS encoding MBL fold metallo-hydrolase yields MNFLYFLILVIGLNNLTFAMEKKPYHHLSDGTFRNPEGSPVRSKDVKFSYKTFIKEKKKIDITVPKDHVIDKKIVKENLEKLKNDDYLAWIGHATFLIKLGETTIITDPVFSKNAGPLIFGPKRYVEPAIQLKEIPKTNVFLLTHNHYDHQDMSTIRGFPYKNAKVLLPLKLGKYFKRYKDVNEMDWYDEIQVNNDLKITLLPAVHWSKRSLTDTNKTLWGNFLIEYKNKKIFFACDTGYGNIYKELGEKYGPIDLTMINIGAYDFRPMFEKSIYHTTPEEALNVAQDLKSRKVLGTHWGTFVLSLEPIMEPPKRFKDNAEKYGFNKEDALIFKIGQISKISDIIN; encoded by the coding sequence ATGAATTTTTTATATTTTCTTATTTTAGTTATAGGTTTGAATAATTTAACATTTGCTATGGAAAAAAAACCTTATCATCATCTCTCTGACGGTACTTTTAGAAATCCTGAAGGATCTCCAGTTAGATCAAAAGATGTAAAATTTTCCTACAAAACATTTATTAAAGAAAAAAAAAAAATTGATATTACTGTACCAAAAGATCATGTCATTGATAAAAAAATTGTTAAAGAAAATTTAGAGAAATTAAAAAATGACGATTATCTTGCCTGGATAGGACATGCCACATTCTTAATTAAATTAGGTGAAACAACAATTATTACAGATCCAGTTTTTTCAAAAAATGCAGGACCTTTAATATTTGGTCCAAAAAGATATGTTGAGCCAGCTATTCAATTAAAAGAAATTCCAAAAACAAATGTATTTTTACTTACCCATAATCATTATGACCATCAGGATATGTCAACTATTAGAGGATTTCCTTATAAAAATGCAAAGGTTTTACTTCCTCTTAAACTTGGTAAATATTTCAAAAGATACAAAGATGTTAATGAAATGGATTGGTATGACGAAATACAAGTTAATAATGATTTAAAAATTACCTTATTACCCGCAGTCCATTGGTCAAAAAGAAGTTTGACTGACACTAATAAAACACTATGGGGGAATTTTTTAATTGAATATAAAAATAAAAAAATATTTTTTGCATGTGATACAGGGTATGGAAATATATATAAAGAACTTGGGGAAAAATATGGTCCAATTGATTTAACAATGATTAACATTGGAGCATATGATTTTAGACCTATGTTTGAAAAATCAATTTATCATACCACCCCTGAAGAGGCTTTAAATGTTGCACAAGATTTAAAAAGCAGAAAAGTTTTAGGAACACATTGGGGGACTTTTGTTTTATCTTTAGAACCAATAATGGAACCACCGAAAAGATTTAAAGATAATGCTGAAAAATATGGATTTAATAAAGAGGATGCACTTATTTTTAAGATTGGTCAAATTTCAAAAATATCAGATATTATCAATTAA